A DNA window from bacterium contains the following coding sequences:
- a CDS encoding PEP-CTERM sorting domain-containing protein (PEP-CTERM proteins occur, often in large numbers, in the proteomes of bacteria that also encode an exosortase, a predicted intramembrane cysteine proteinase. The presence of a PEP-CTERM domain at a protein's C-terminus predicts cleavage within the sorting domain, followed by covalent anchoring to some some component of the (usually Gram-negative) cell surface. Many PEP-CTERM proteins exhibit an unusual sequence composition that includes large numbers of potential glycosylation sites. Expression of one such protein has been shown restore the ability of a bacterium to form floc, a type of biofilm.): protein MTRLCLVLAFALLVLVSLSGAHASLIWFSPIGGSFTWRAGTEETMSGSFPMLKYFPDAHSFAALAAIRFELTTDVSAAQGGFINNSETDSAFGTMTVAAGTQLFDPNSPATVLLETDHSWSESVSLPPRGLAVIDGSDGNVSASTTLTTNLDAYTYGYVFGESVFYDLPYATVDFSSWAGYGNVTFFAATWGTATFAVYYAYDDGNPEPPIPEPGTLALLGAGLSALGLLRRRRVGGR, encoded by the coding sequence ATGACACGACTGTGCCTTGTGTTGGCGTTTGCCCTGCTTGTGTTGGTTTCCCTCTCCGGCGCCCATGCCAGCCTGATCTGGTTCTCCCCCATTGGCGGCTCCTTCACGTGGAGGGCGGGAACCGAGGAGACGATGTCGGGGTCGTTCCCGATGCTGAAGTACTTCCCCGATGCCCACTCCTTCGCCGCGCTCGCGGCCATCCGGTTCGAGCTCACCACGGACGTGTCCGCGGCGCAAGGTGGTTTCATCAACAACAGTGAGACCGACTCAGCGTTCGGAACCATGACCGTCGCTGCCGGAACGCAACTCTTCGACCCGAACAGCCCCGCCACGGTCCTGCTCGAGACGGACCATTCATGGTCGGAGTCGGTCTCTCTGCCGCCGCGAGGGCTTGCCGTCATTGATGGAAGTGACGGCAACGTATCGGCCTCCACTACGCTGACCACCAATCTGGATGCCTACACCTACGGCTACGTCTTCGGCGAGTCCGTGTTTTACGATCTGCCCTACGCCACGGTTGACTTCTCCTCCTGGGCAGGATACGGCAACGTAACGTTCTTTGCCGCTACATGGGGCACGGCCACCTTCGCTGTCTACTACGCGTACGATGACGGCAACCCTGAGCCGCCGATACCGGAGCCGGGCACACTGGCGTTGCTCGGCGCGGGATTGTCCGCCCTCGGTCTCTTGCGGCGTCGGCGCGTTGGCGGGAGATGA